The following DNA comes from Marinilactibacillus sp. Marseille-P9653.
CATGTTGCAATCTAATCGCACTCGCTAAACCTGCTGCACCTGCACCAACTACGCTAACTGTCTTCTTCATTTTTTCCTCTTTTCTTTTTGTCTGTCTGTTTTTCAAGTACACCATCTTTCATGACATATACAGAGTCACAATATTCTGTCAATCGCTCATCATGCGTTACCATGATTGTGGCTTTTTTCTTGTTTTTAGTTTCTCTTGCAAGTATTTCTACCACTTCAAAAGCTCTAGAAGTATCCAAGCTAGCCGTAGGTTCATCTGCTAATATCACTGTAGGATCATGATAAAGCGCTCTCGCGATAGCTGCTCTTTGTCGTTCTCCACCAGACAAATCCCCAGGATATTTATCTGCTAAGTCCATTATATCCAACTCTTCTAGTAATGTGTGAATTCTATCCGAATTTATACTTGATTTTTCTACTTTATTTACAAGTATTAACTGTTCCTTGACTGTTAAGAACGGAACAAGATTCGAGGCTTGAAGAATAAATCCAATCTCTTTGAAGCGTCTTTTTGCTCTTTCTTTTTCTTTCAGTTCACTGAACTTCTCATTAGCAATCCTCACACTACCTTCTGACGGTTGCTGTAGTCCTCCGATAATCGTTAAAAAGGTGCTTTTACCAGATCCACTAGGACCAATGATCGCAACAAATTCTCCTGGTTCAACTGAAAAGTTTGTTTCTTTCAATGCCTCTATTGTTTTACTACCATCTTTAAAACTTTTGCTGACTTGTTTCAACTCAATCGATTTCATAGTTCCCCCCTATTCTATCGCTTCCAAAGGATCGATTTTCACTACTGTTCTCACTGAGAAAACGGCTCCCAGTAGTGCAAACACAATGAGTGATACCATTGTTGCAACTAAGAACAAATAATTATTCTGATAAGGTACTGCCGAAGGTAAAAAGAACCCTGTAAGCATCGTTAATCCAAATCCGATGAATATACCTATTAAAGCTAACAGGAAGGTTTGAGCAATAACGGATTTTGCAATATACCCAGAAGAAATTCCCTGTGCTTTCATCACACCTAACATTGAAGCTTTTTGTAGTGTTAATACATAGATAAAAATGCCTATGACAAGCGCAGCAATTAATACTAGAAATCCAATCATCAAACCGAATGTCAAAACTTGTGCATTATATCCGGGTAGTTTATTGATAAATTCGCTAGTTGAGTATACTTCCAAATCATCGCTGTCAACTGAAACTGTATCTATATCTCCTTCATTCCTCACAACAACTCCATTAATGGGGAATTCTTGATCCTCTTCAATAGTATCAACGTCTTGCTTGATTTTTTGAAAAGTATCTACAGTTGTATATAAGACAGGCGTTACGCTAAACTTTGCTCCATCCGTGAAACCAGCAATTTTTATTGTACGGTCCTGCCCAGATAGCTTGAGCATATCCCCTACTTGCAATCCTTCTTCTTCAGATAAGGAAATATCTGCTACTACTGTATCCTCTTCAAACGTATCTCCTTCAACAATGTCCGGGTTGAGAAACTCATCCGATTCGATTCCAAATATCGTTACATTGATGTTATCCTCTGTATCTTCTGATCCGTCTATTCTTACAATATTAGAACTAACACCTAAAATAGCTTTTTCATCTAAAGTGACATAATCTTGTTCTTCAACTTCAAATATTGAGCTATTCAAGTTTAAATTGGACTCATTGGTTAAAACAATACCATCCGCATCCCATTTATCAACAGCTGTACGATTTTCTTGAGCTAACCCGTAAGCTAATCCTGTCAAAAACGAAACCAGATACGATACCAATACTACGATACCGATAATCAAGGCAAATCTTGTTTTAGAGTATCTAATTTCTTTCCAAGCTAAAAACATATCATTTTTCCCTTCTTTTGTAATTATGTATAACACTTGTTTGTATAGCCCAAACACTATATTATCACAGATTACTTACAAGTGGTGCATGAAGTGAATTCGAACATTACAAAAAAACCAGTCAGCGTTTAGCTAACTGGTTTTCTTATTATAAAAAGTAATTAATTGATTTTATTGATTATTCAGTAGCACGATCTTCAGAAGTCAAGTACCAAGTGTGGTAAGCAACACCCGGTTGATCCGGATCTGCACCGACAGTAACATCGTAAGCACCTACACGGTTGTTAACTGGGAACACTGCTGTACGGAATAACGTTGGAATGATTGGCAATTCTTCCATGAAGTATTCTTGCCATTCATTAAAGACGCCTGCACGCCATTCAGTATCAAAGCCTTCTTTACTTAACATTTGTTCCATGTATTCAGTATTCTCGTCAGTTACCCAACGAGTATAGTTGAATGGAGCAGTTTCTCCATAAAGGCCATCTGGAGTCGGATCAGTACCTGTACCCCAAGCTCCTTGATAGATATCAATTTGAGGATCATCCGCTTCTACACGATCATAGAATGAGTTGAATTCATGTAAACGACCTTCCAGTAACTGAACGTTTAGACCAATACGAGCCCAAGATTGGATGTAGTATTCAGCGATTGGTTCAGCAACATCTCCACCAGACATTGATGCAAAGTTGATAACCAATTCTTCTCCTTCAGGAGTTGTACGGTACTCTTCTCCTTCAGCTAATTCATATCCAGCTTCATCTAAAATTCTATTAGCTTCATCTACATCAAATGGATAGCCTTCGACATCTTCATTGAAGTAATCTGAGAAGTTCGGGATAATTGGAGAAGTTGCACGACGGCGTAAACCTTGGTAGAATCTTTCTCCCACTGCATCATTATCAATCGCATATGCCATTGCTTGACGTAAGTTTACGTCTGCCATCTTAGCATCTGGGTTATAAACATTTTTAGCTGGTTCATCCCCATCCGCTTCTTGCCATTCACCTAATTTGAAACCAATGTAAGTATATGAGTTTTCATCACTACCAACAATTTGGTAACCAGGTAGATTCTCAAATGTATCATATTGATCCGTAGGCATACTGATGAATAGGTCAAACTGCGCATTCTCCATTGCTGCTACCGCAGTTGATGTTGGAACGGTTTGTAATTCGATACCGTCAAGAATCGGAGTTCCACGCCAGTAATCTTCATAACGAGAATAAGAAACAGACTCCCCAGGAACGATATTATCTACTTTAAATGGACCATAACCTAATGGTCTTTCACGAACTTCTGGAGCTGATTCTAAATCAGCAACTGGAATTTCTCCTAGATAGTGACGAGGTGCTGCGTAAGTCCATACACCACCACCGGCTTGGAGCATCTGAACTCCAACTTCTTGATATTGGATTGTCAAAGTCATCTCATCATCTGATAAAGTCATACCTGAAATAGAATCTGCTGCTCCAGTCTTGTACTCATCAATACCGACAATGTTTTGTAAATCAGAAGTATAACGAACACCAACGTAGTCAGGATCAGCTATAATTTCATGCGCGAAAAGAATATCATCCGCTGTTAATGGTTCTCCGTCATGCCATGTAATGCCGTCTTTAACAGTTAAAGTTACTGTATTCGCTTCTTCATCCAGTTCCATTGTAGCTGCACCAGAATCGTCGATTTGATAATTTTCATCAGAACCTACAAGTTCCCCCATAGTATACGCCATAACCTGAGCATCAGGATTACCACTATAAAGTTCCCAACTGAATATCCCAGTGAACGGAGAATCAGATACGTAACCAATACTCATCGTTCCGCCTTCAATGGCTTCGCCATCATTTTCAACACGTGTTTCGAATGTTAATGGGCCACCTTCTGCGTCGTCTCCTTCAGTTGCAGAGTCAGTTCCCCCATTACCAGTACCTGTATCTGTTCCTGAATCATCTGATGATCCCCCACCACAAGCTGCGAGTACAAATGCTACAGCTGCTGAACTTGCTAATAAGCTATATCTTTTTTTGTTTGACATTTTCTTTCTCCCCTTTTCTTAACCTAATCTTTGTTTAGAGTCTGCCGCACGTTGTAATGCACGACCGACATAGTTTATACACAACACCAATACTAATATTAGTATTGAGGCTGGTAACCAAACCCATGCTTTATTACCCAGAACATCTGGGTTTTGAGCTGTAGAAACTAGTGATCCTAAACTTGGTACACTGGGTGGAAGCCCAAATCCAAGGAAAGACAATCCTGTTTCTAGCCCGATATTACCGGCAAAGTTCAAAGTCAAATTAACAATGATCAATGAACTGATATTTGGCATCATTTCGCGAAGTATAATTAATATTGTAGGTGTGCCCATAGTTTTAGAGGCGCTAATAAAATCAAGTTTTCCAACAGTTAGTGCACGCCCACGTATGAACCTCGCCTGTCCTACCCATAAGAAAGCACTCATGATTAGAATAAAGGAGAATACATTATAGTTTGGCACTAATGTTACAAAAATAATAATAATCATCGTTTGAGGTAAGATCATTATAAAATCAATGATTCTCATTATGACGTTATCAACTGCTCCAGCGTAGTAAGCTGCTAGAATCCCTACTAAAACACCTAATATACTCGTAATAAAAGTAACCGCTAGGCCAATTGACAATGAATTTCTAGCTCCGATGATGAGTTGTCCAAAAACATCACGTCCGGCTGAATCTGTACCTAGTAAGTACTGAGTTCCTTCTGTAAATGGGTCTGTACTCAAAGACATCGGTGGTAGATAAGAGTCAAAAAGACTAACTGTTGT
Coding sequences within:
- a CDS encoding ABC transporter ATP-binding protein, with the protein product MKSIELKQVSKSFKDGSKTIEALKETNFSVEPGEFVAIIGPSGSGKSTFLTIIGGLQQPSEGSVRIANEKFSELKEKERAKRRFKEIGFILQASNLVPFLTVKEQLILVNKVEKSSINSDRIHTLLEELDIMDLADKYPGDLSGGERQRAAIARALYHDPTVILADEPTASLDTSRAFEVVEILARETKNKKKATIMVTHDERLTEYCDSVYVMKDGVLEKQTDKKKRGKNEEDS
- a CDS encoding ABC transporter permease — translated: MFLAWKEIRYSKTRFALIIGIVVLVSYLVSFLTGLAYGLAQENRTAVDKWDADGIVLTNESNLNLNSSIFEVEEQDYVTLDEKAILGVSSNIVRIDGSEDTEDNINVTIFGIESDEFLNPDIVEGDTFEEDTVVADISLSEEEGLQVGDMLKLSGQDRTIKIAGFTDGAKFSVTPVLYTTVDTFQKIKQDVDTIEEDQEFPINGVVVRNEGDIDTVSVDSDDLEVYSTSEFINKLPGYNAQVLTFGLMIGFLVLIAALVIGIFIYVLTLQKASMLGVMKAQGISSGYIAKSVIAQTFLLALIGIFIGFGLTMLTGFFLPSAVPYQNNYLFLVATMVSLIVFALLGAVFSVRTVVKIDPLEAIE
- a CDS encoding oligopeptide ABC transporter substrate-binding protein; its protein translation is MSNKKRYSLLASSAAVAFVLAACGGGSSDDSGTDTGTGNGGTDSATEGDDAEGGPLTFETRVENDGEAIEGGTMSIGYVSDSPFTGIFSWELYSGNPDAQVMAYTMGELVGSDENYQIDDSGAATMELDEEANTVTLTVKDGITWHDGEPLTADDILFAHEIIADPDYVGVRYTSDLQNIVGIDEYKTGAADSISGMTLSDDEMTLTIQYQEVGVQMLQAGGGVWTYAAPRHYLGEIPVADLESAPEVRERPLGYGPFKVDNIVPGESVSYSRYEDYWRGTPILDGIELQTVPTSTAVAAMENAQFDLFISMPTDQYDTFENLPGYQIVGSDENSYTYIGFKLGEWQEADGDEPAKNVYNPDAKMADVNLRQAMAYAIDNDAVGERFYQGLRRRATSPIIPNFSDYFNEDVEGYPFDVDEANRILDEAGYELAEGEEYRTTPEGEELVINFASMSGGDVAEPIAEYYIQSWARIGLNVQLLEGRLHEFNSFYDRVEADDPQIDIYQGAWGTGTDPTPDGLYGETAPFNYTRWVTDENTEYMEQMLSKEGFDTEWRAGVFNEWQEYFMEELPIIPTLFRTAVFPVNNRVGAYDVTVGADPDQPGVAYHTWYLTSEDRATE
- a CDS encoding ABC transporter permease, with amino-acid sequence MASNQDAAIMSEDATASLPPMGFRVIIKEFAKDKLALASLILMVIILVAVYSVSFLLDQQTVTTVSLFDSYLPPMSLSTDPFTEGTQYLLGTDSAGRDVFGQLIIGARNSLSIGLAVTFITSILGVLVGILAAYYAGAVDNVIMRIIDFIMILPQTMIIIIFVTLVPNYNVFSFILIMSAFLWVGQARFIRGRALTVGKLDFISASKTMGTPTILIILREMMPNISSLIIVNLTLNFAGNIGLETGLSFLGFGLPPSVPSLGSLVSTAQNPDVLGNKAWVWLPASILILVLVLCINYVGRALQRAADSKQRLG